GTCGGCGCCGGACAGGTTTGCGTCAAATATGGTGGCCCCTGCCAGATTGGCAAGCGTCATGCTTGCCCCGGACAGGTTCACATCATTTAGGTTTGCTCCCTGAAGATTTGCGTTAATCAAAAGCGCACGTTGCATGTTGGCACCCGACAGGTCGACTCCGGACAAGTTAGAGTTGTCCATTACTGCCCCTGCAAGCTGCGCACCTGAAAAGCTGCAGCCACGAAGGTCCGCATCAAGCAGATCTGCACAGTCCTGCGAGCCGTCAATGAAAAGGCTGGATACTCCGAATTTTTCTGGGATGCTTGTGTCCTTTTGCCTTTCCTGATTGTCTAGTTCCTCAAAATAATTGCCAAGTATTGTCACGTCATACTGCATGGTGTTCTCGTCTGCCACGTATTTTGCATTGGATAGTACCATGGATATCTCGTCTGATTCCTTGTCAGTGTCAAAAATCGTAAGTACTGCGTTTGGTGCGTCTCCTTCAAAGTTTACTTTTTTGTCCTTCCATATCCCAAATGCCCAGTCCATTGCAGTCATGTGGCCTGTTATGCGGTACGGCCTGTCTGCAAAGTATACTATTTGCGGGGCCACATCAAACAGTGTGAGGGTGTAACCGTCTTTGGTCTTGATAAACGAGCCGGACTCGGCCACCTGTATGAACAAAAAGTCCGCATCAGACGGTATGTTGTCCGGGTTTGTCGGGTCTTTTATCTCAAAGTACGACGCAATTGCCTTGTCCTCTGGGTCTTCCGGGACCTGTACTACAGCCTCTGGGACCGGCATCTTTACGCACTGCTGGCTGTCTTCATCCAGTTTGTATCCGGAATCGCACTTTGTTTCTGGAATCGGTGCTTTTAGAGTCTCAGAGCAGAGCCTGTCGCCGCAGATGAATCCGCGGGTGTCAGGACCAAACCTTGGGTTTGCGACTCCGTCTGCCTTTGTGAGTGCTTTTTGGGCAAAAACCGGCTGGTATGCTATAAACATCATTACAAGCAAAAATGCGACAAATACGATTCCAGATACCCGCATACGTTGCTGTGGGATGGTATCTATATGAGGTTACTTTTCGCACAAGCCGTCCTTTGGACCGAACTGCCTGCATCGTGCAATGTGCAAATTATACCAAATGCCAGAACACCTTTTAAAATTTTAAGAAAAAGCCAGATCTAGGGTTAACATCCTGATTCTGTATGTGTTTGATCAAAACCAAACAAGATAATTGTAAGGTATTTTATTAATTCAAAAAAGAACCAAATCCCATGCAGGCAAGCTCTCTGGCAAAAAAGCCAATCGGGATTGTGAAAAGCTCAACAATTTCAGACGTCATAAGAAAACTGCTCGAGAACAAACTAAGCAGGCTAGTAGTGCTTGATTCCGGAAGGCCGATTGGGATAATATCTGAAAAAGACGTCGGGCTGTTCTTGTTTGGCAACTCTGCCAAACTGGGACTGGACAAGATACCTCTGGAAACCCTTGTAAACAAAATCGAGTATGTCGACCAGAACCATTCTGCTGAGGAATGCGCACGTATAATGAATGACAAAAAGATAAGCTCACTGTGCATCTTGAACGGATCTGATATTGGAATATTCACAAAGACGGACCTTGTGAGATATTACTCTGAAAACTATTCGGGAAGGCACAGGGTAGCAGACTATATGACTCATAACTATGTTTCAGCGCACAACGCAACTCCTCTCTATAAAGTAGTCAAAAAGATGCTGGACCACAAGGTCTCGCGGATAATAACAAAGAGCCAAAACGAGCAGCCTGACGGGGTGGTCTCATTTAGGGACCTCTTTAGGATATCAATAGAACTTGGGGACGAGCAGGACGACGAGGGATTTTCCTTGTCTGATATGGTGAGGAGGGGATTTCTATCAGAGAGTGGGTTTGGTGCAGTATCGCTTGCAAAGGATGTAATGTCTGGTGGAATCATCACGGTGCGATTCGACGAGGACTTGGCGGCTGCCTGTAGGAAGATGCTTGAGAACAACATAGGCGGCCTTGGCGTGCTTGATGGAAACGGAGGGTTTGCTGGAATAATTAGCAAGACCGACGTGACACGTGCACTGGTACGATGATACCGCATTAGTCTGCGTGCTCTGAACTCAAGATTGTATTTTTTTGCAAATCTTGGTGTGGTTAGAAAGGCATGACCTGATTACTGCTTGTTGCGACACGCCTGCAGTCAACGAAAATCTTATTGGTGATTGCGTGCATTATTGTCATAGCTAAAATACAAAATCTCCAAGCCAGTATAGTACGCGGTGAGGCGCCACTGGTGGTTGGATTTGTTGTTGACGGCCCGACCATTGCGGACAGAAAGGCATGGCACTTTGGGGACGGCGTGGTAAAGAAAAGCAACAACTTGATTTATGAGCACCGATACGAAAACCCTGGAACATATCGCGTATGGGTTGACCTGATTGATAAATTGGGTAATGTAATTGAGAATGGAGAGTCCAAGGCAAAAACAGTCACCGTTACTGCCGAGCCGCAACGGATCACATCGTTTACCCAGCGAAAATGCGTAGTGACTGTGGGCGAATATGTCATATTTGCCATGTCTCATGACATAGAGGGTCGCCCGTTAATTACGTGGAAGTGGGGTGACGGAACACCGGATCTGTCAGGCTACGAACAAAATCCTCATCACAAATACGAAAGGGAAGGAACGTGGGAGGGCACATTAATCGTACAGGGGGATCCTGTGCCTACCGTGTCCCGAAAGTTTGCCGTGCTTGTACTTGCCTCGCCTTTTCAGCTTGGCGGCCGCATGGATGTATTGCTTCATCGTCGATTCAAATATCCCTCAGAGATGCCGATGCCGCCAAAAAAGAAACTGACCTTTATAGCCGACTCTGACGGCGGAAACTCACCTATTCATTATTCCTGGGATTTTAACGATCGTTCGCCCTACATGCAGATGACTGGCAACCGGGGCAACCCAGTCATGTTCAACAAAGGTTTTGACAAACCTGGCGACTATTTGGTTACTCTGACCATTACTGATGATCTGGGGTATGAGGTCGTCATAACAAAGGATGTCATAATTCGAGAGGATGGCAAGTCTGAATGAACATGCAAGAAGGTCTGGCACTTGGAAGAGTACAAGGTGTCTTGACACGGCCGGATTCTTGCGGATTTGTGCCTGATTGGGCTGGTTATGGGCTGTCTTGAATCTTGGACTTTACCTTTTGAATTATCTCGTCAGGTATTGCAGTCATGTTGTGGTCGTTTTTTGCGTGCTCTGATATTTTCTGAAACAGCTCGCCTTCAT
Above is a window of Candidatus Nitrosotenuis cloacae DNA encoding:
- a CDS encoding DUF1059 domain-containing protein, giving the protein MAKKFACGDVVNGCKWSATASDEGELFQKISEHAKNDHNMTAIPDEIIQKVKSKIQDSP
- a CDS encoding pentapeptide repeat-containing protein, with the translated sequence MRVSGIVFVAFLLVMMFIAYQPVFAQKALTKADGVANPRFGPDTRGFICGDRLCSETLKAPIPETKCDSGYKLDEDSQQCVKMPVPEAVVQVPEDPEDKAIASYFEIKDPTNPDNIPSDADFLFIQVAESGSFIKTKDGYTLTLFDVAPQIVYFADRPYRITGHMTAMDWAFGIWKDKKVNFEGDAPNAVLTIFDTDKESDEISMVLSNAKYVADENTMQYDVTILGNYFEELDNQERQKDTSIPEKFGVSSLFIDGSQDCADLLDADLRGCSFSGAQLAGAVMDNSNLSGVDLSGANMQRALLINANLQGANLNDVNLSGASMTLANLAGATIFDANLSGADLSNTNLKGVSMPSTDLSNANLAGANMEGTNLTEVNFSGANLSGADLTSAQLSGAELGGANLSGASLVYTVLNGLDMSHSSMPNANLSNTAWYFVTLSHSNLSGANLQGTSMSRCIMEGVNLSGADLSGGDFGDSNLFGADLSKTKIGGIYIETIDREVYGTFTGANMSGANLSGATADMAVFENAHLSGADLTGASLRGATFEGSDLSNAKMSNADLTGAILVDANLSGADLTGANLVAADLRGANLNGAILKCSNNEVCDK
- a CDS encoding CBS domain-containing protein — translated: MQASSLAKKPIGIVKSSTISDVIRKLLENKLSRLVVLDSGRPIGIISEKDVGLFLFGNSAKLGLDKIPLETLVNKIEYVDQNHSAEECARIMNDKKISSLCILNGSDIGIFTKTDLVRYYSENYSGRHRVADYMTHNYVSAHNATPLYKVVKKMLDHKVSRIITKSQNEQPDGVVSFRDLFRISIELGDEQDDEGFSLSDMVRRGFLSESGFGAVSLAKDVMSGGIITVRFDEDLAAACRKMLENNIGGLGVLDGNGGFAGIISKTDVTRALVR
- a CDS encoding PKD domain-containing protein, which encodes MVGFVVDGPTIADRKAWHFGDGVVKKSNNLIYEHRYENPGTYRVWVDLIDKLGNVIENGESKAKTVTVTAEPQRITSFTQRKCVVTVGEYVIFAMSHDIEGRPLITWKWGDGTPDLSGYEQNPHHKYEREGTWEGTLIVQGDPVPTVSRKFAVLVLASPFQLGGRMDVLLHRRFKYPSEMPMPPKKKLTFIADSDGGNSPIHYSWDFNDRSPYMQMTGNRGNPVMFNKGFDKPGDYLVTLTITDDLGYEVVITKDVIIREDGKSE